One Rhodoflexus caldus genomic region harbors:
- a CDS encoding DUF1987 domain-containing protein, with amino-acid sequence MEIINLEGTEDTPKIILDKDKALFEISGRSLPEDAAEFYAPILEWLDKYQAAPNPETNFLFKLEYFNTASSKLILDILSKLDNIAGTRVTWYYHEDDEDMEEAGEEFSELVENVPFEFKSY; translated from the coding sequence ATGGAAATCATTAATTTGGAAGGCACAGAAGATACGCCCAAAATCATTTTAGATAAAGACAAGGCGTTATTCGAAATCTCGGGAAGATCTTTGCCGGAAGATGCTGCGGAATTTTATGCACCCATATTAGAGTGGCTCGATAAGTACCAAGCTGCTCCTAATCCGGAAACTAACTTTTTATTTAAACTGGAATATTTCAATACAGCATCCTCCAAGTTGATTCTGGATATTCTTTCCAAGCTGGACAACATTGCCGGCACACGCGTTACATGGTATTACCACGAAGACGATGAAGATATGGAAGAAGCCGGCGAAGAATTTTCAGAACTTGTTGAAAATGTACCATTTGAGTTCAAGTCTTACTAA